One stretch of Micromonospora echinospora DNA includes these proteins:
- a CDS encoding DUF4386 domain-containing protein — MHQLIRTARVTGLFYLGLAVTGALGFLTVRPMIFDADDAGATLANLVAHESLARLGIALELLVVLTQALTAVWFHRLFRTVDSTAAGSIAAFGLVNAVAILGSAAVLATALGVATGGPGDADTVQLLYLVSGNLWEVGGLFFGLWLVPMGWCVLRSGWLPRPLGWVLVAGGVGYVLMTFVAYLAPGAGIAGDLLVVPATVGEVWILGYLIAFGVRKQEEVDAEVTKA; from the coding sequence ATGCACCAGCTGATCCGTACCGCCCGCGTGACCGGGCTGTTCTACCTCGGGCTCGCCGTCACCGGCGCGCTGGGGTTCCTCACCGTCCGCCCGATGATCTTCGACGCGGACGACGCGGGCGCGACGCTCGCCAACCTGGTTGCCCACGAGTCGCTGGCCCGCCTCGGCATCGCCCTCGAACTGCTCGTCGTCCTCACCCAGGCGCTCACCGCCGTCTGGTTCCACCGCCTGTTCCGGACTGTCGACAGCACCGCCGCGGGCAGCATCGCCGCCTTCGGGCTCGTCAACGCGGTCGCGATCCTCGGCAGCGCGGCCGTGCTCGCGACGGCCCTGGGGGTGGCGACCGGCGGGCCGGGCGACGCCGACACCGTCCAGCTTCTCTACCTGGTCAGCGGGAACCTGTGGGAGGTGGGCGGGCTCTTCTTCGGCCTGTGGCTGGTGCCGATGGGCTGGTGCGTGCTCCGGTCGGGCTGGCTGCCCCGCCCTCTCGGCTGGGTTCTCGTCGCCGGTGGCGTCGGCTACGTGCTCATGACGTTCGTCGCGTACCTCGCCCCCGGCGCCGGCATCGCCGGTGACCTGCTGGTGGTACCCGCCACCGTGGGCGAGGTGTGGATCCTCGGCTACCTGATCGCCTTCGGCGTGCGGAAGCAGGAGGAGGTGGACGCCGAGGTGACGAAAGCCTAG
- a CDS encoding glycoside hydrolase family 2 protein, with protein sequence MSRRTLLHEGWTLRAEPGPAVPPEIAGVAVPATVPGCVHTDLLAGGLIPDPYRDDNENRLTWIGRIDWVYETAFSWRPGDDERVDLVCAGLDTVATVTLNGVEVGRTENQHRSYRFDVRALLRPDTNTLAVRFDSPYRYAEAHRDRLGDRPNAYPEPFHFIRKTACNFGWDWGPTLVTAGIWRDIGLHAWSTARLASVRPLVTVVDGVGRVELRAEVERAGDEPLTVRAAVAGVTAEIAVPAGERTAVVTLTVADPALWWPIGYGDQPRYDLDVSLHAIDGRELDAESRRIGFRSVRLDTTPDAHGTPFALHVNDVPVWVKGVNWIPDDAFPNRVTRDRLAQRFGQAAGAHVNLLRVWGGGRYESDDFYDLADEMGLLVQQDFLFACAAYPEEEPFRTEVEAEARGQVTRLAGHPSLVLWTGNNENIWGWHDWDWQEPLAGRTWGRGYYLELLPAIVGELDPTVPYWPGSPWSGSEELHPNDPAHGTTHIWDVWNTDDYTRYRDYVPRFVAEFGYQAPPAYATLRRALSDEPLAHDSPGMTHHQKAADGDRKLRRGLDAHLPPPAGFDDWHYLTQLNQARAIQLGVEHFRSHRPVCAGTVVWQLNDCWPVTSWSAIDGDGRRKPLWYALRRAYADRLLSVQPRDGGLALVAVNETAEAWSGPATVTRLTVTGEPRAKTSVDLDVPAYSSVVVALPAELARPDDGRAELLVADAGEAAERALWFFAEDRDVRWPAAEWDAVVEPAAGGRRVRVTARTVLRDLTLFADRLDPAAQVDRALVTLLPGESVTFTVRATRPLDAAALTSRPVLRCVNDLT encoded by the coding sequence GTGAGCCGTCGAACGTTGCTGCACGAGGGGTGGACGCTGCGGGCCGAGCCCGGCCCGGCGGTGCCGCCGGAGATCGCCGGGGTGGCGGTGCCGGCGACGGTGCCCGGCTGTGTGCACACCGACCTGCTCGCGGGCGGCCTCATCCCCGACCCGTACCGGGACGACAACGAGAACCGCCTCACCTGGATCGGCCGCATCGACTGGGTCTACGAGACCGCATTCTCCTGGCGGCCCGGCGACGACGAGCGGGTCGACCTGGTCTGCGCTGGTCTGGACACCGTCGCCACAGTGACGCTCAACGGCGTCGAGGTCGGCCGCACCGAGAACCAGCACCGCTCGTACCGCTTCGACGTCCGCGCGCTGCTGCGCCCGGACACCAACACCCTGGCCGTACGCTTCGACTCCCCCTACCGGTACGCCGAGGCGCACCGGGACCGGCTCGGCGACCGGCCCAACGCCTATCCGGAGCCGTTCCACTTCATCCGCAAGACCGCCTGCAACTTCGGCTGGGACTGGGGACCGACGCTCGTCACCGCCGGCATCTGGCGCGACATCGGCCTGCACGCCTGGTCCACGGCTCGGCTCGCGTCGGTGCGGCCGCTCGTCACTGTGGTCGACGGCGTCGGCCGGGTCGAGCTGCGCGCCGAGGTCGAGCGGGCCGGCGACGAGCCGCTGACCGTCCGCGCCGCCGTCGCCGGGGTCACCGCCGAGATCGCCGTACCGGCGGGGGAGCGGACCGCCGTCGTGACGCTCACTGTCGCCGACCCCGCGCTGTGGTGGCCCATCGGGTACGGCGACCAGCCGCGCTACGACCTCGACGTGAGCCTGCACGCCATTGACGGCCGGGAGCTGGACGCCGAGTCCCGCCGGATCGGCTTCCGCTCGGTACGGCTGGACACCACGCCCGACGCCCACGGCACCCCGTTCGCGCTGCACGTCAACGACGTGCCGGTGTGGGTGAAGGGCGTCAACTGGATCCCCGACGACGCGTTCCCGAACCGGGTCACCCGTGACCGTCTCGCGCAGCGGTTCGGCCAGGCGGCCGGCGCGCACGTCAACCTGCTGCGCGTCTGGGGCGGCGGCCGGTACGAGTCGGACGACTTCTACGACCTCGCCGACGAGATGGGCCTGCTGGTGCAACAGGATTTCCTGTTCGCCTGCGCGGCGTACCCGGAGGAGGAACCGTTCCGCACCGAGGTCGAGGCGGAAGCACGGGGGCAGGTCACCCGGCTCGCCGGGCACCCCTCGCTGGTGCTCTGGACCGGCAACAACGAGAACATCTGGGGCTGGCACGACTGGGACTGGCAGGAACCCCTGGCCGGGCGCACCTGGGGACGCGGCTACTACCTGGAGCTGCTCCCCGCGATCGTCGGCGAACTCGACCCCACGGTCCCGTACTGGCCGGGAAGTCCCTGGTCCGGCAGCGAGGAGCTCCACCCCAACGACCCGGCGCACGGCACCACGCACATCTGGGACGTCTGGAACACAGACGACTACACGCGCTACCGGGACTACGTGCCCCGGTTCGTGGCCGAGTTCGGCTACCAGGCGCCACCCGCGTACGCGACGCTGCGCCGGGCGCTCTCCGACGAACCGCTCGCGCACGACTCGCCGGGCATGACCCACCACCAGAAGGCCGCCGACGGGGACCGAAAGCTCCGGCGCGGGCTCGACGCCCACCTGCCGCCACCCGCCGGCTTCGACGACTGGCACTACCTCACCCAGCTCAACCAGGCCCGCGCCATCCAGCTCGGCGTGGAACACTTCCGCTCGCACCGGCCGGTCTGCGCCGGCACCGTCGTGTGGCAACTCAACGACTGCTGGCCGGTCACGTCCTGGTCGGCGATCGACGGCGACGGCCGTCGCAAACCCCTGTGGTACGCGCTGCGCCGCGCCTACGCCGACCGGCTGCTCAGCGTGCAGCCGCGCGACGGCGGGCTGGCGCTGGTCGCGGTGAACGAGACCGCCGAGGCGTGGAGCGGGCCGGCCACCGTCACCCGGCTGACAGTCACCGGGGAGCCGAGGGCGAAGACCTCGGTCGACCTCGACGTCCCGGCGTACTCCTCGGTCGTGGTGGCGCTGCCGGCGGAGCTGGCGCGGCCGGACGACGGGCGCGCCGAACTGCTCGTCGCGGACGCCGGGGAGGCCGCGGAGCGCGCGCTGTGGTTCTTCGCCGAGGACCGTGACGTGCGCTGGCCGGCGGCGGAGTGGGACGCGGTGGTCGAACCGGCGGCCGGCGGCCGGCGGGTCCGGGTGACCGCTCGGACCGTGCTGCGCGACCTGACGCTGTTCGCGGACCGCCTCGACCCGGCCGCGCAGGTGGACCGGGCGCTGGTGACGCTGCTGCCGGGGGAGAGCGTGACGTTCACCGTGCGCGCCACCCGCCCGCTCGACGCCGCCGCGCTCACCTCCCGACCGGTGCTGCGCTGCGTCAACGACCTCACCTGA
- a CDS encoding SulP family inorganic anion transporter — MSTAAAGRLRAAEVVRQAGRLFGGLLPGRADWAAVRRSPRRDLLAGLTVAVVALPLALAFGVTSGLGAQAGLVTAVVAGAVAAIFGGSNLQVSGPTGAMTVVLVPVVQQFGAGGVLMVGALAGLILIALALARLGRYVRYLPTPVIEGFTAGIAVVIALQQVPAALGVAGAHGEKVWAVAADAVARFAAHPRPAAIAVALGVAALMLLGARWRPAVPFSLVGVAAATILAELAPIDLARIGELPQGLPAPSLAFLDFGALGVLLPSALAVAALAALESLLSATVADGMTVGERHDPDRELFGQGLANLASPVFGGIPATAAIARTAVNVRAGASSKLAALTHAVALAAIVLAAAPLVGRIPLAALAGVLLATTVRMVEAASLLALMRATRADAVVLVLTFAVTVIWDLVTAVVVGLAVAVVLALRAVARSARLEQVPLDTGEHSAEEHELLAEHIVAYRLDGPLFFAAAHTFLLELAEVADVRVVILRMSRVSTIDATGAQVLGDAIARLRGRGITVLISGITPGHDQVLSTLGVAEELRREGLVFADTPAAIRYARGVALAASPA, encoded by the coding sequence GTGAGCACGGCGGCGGCCGGTCGCCTTCGCGCCGCCGAGGTCGTGCGGCAGGCTGGCCGGCTGTTCGGCGGGCTGCTGCCCGGCCGGGCCGACTGGGCGGCAGTGCGCCGCTCGCCCCGGCGCGACCTGCTCGCCGGCCTCACCGTCGCCGTGGTGGCGCTGCCCCTGGCGCTTGCCTTCGGCGTCACCTCCGGGCTCGGCGCGCAGGCCGGCCTGGTCACCGCAGTGGTCGCCGGGGCCGTCGCGGCGATCTTCGGCGGCTCCAACCTCCAGGTCTCCGGCCCCACCGGGGCCATGACCGTCGTGCTGGTGCCGGTGGTGCAGCAGTTCGGCGCCGGTGGCGTGCTGATGGTCGGCGCGCTGGCCGGGCTGATCCTGATCGCGCTCGCCCTGGCCCGCCTCGGCCGGTACGTCCGCTACCTGCCGACTCCGGTGATCGAGGGCTTCACCGCCGGCATCGCCGTCGTCATCGCGCTGCAACAGGTGCCGGCCGCGCTCGGCGTCGCCGGGGCGCACGGCGAGAAGGTGTGGGCGGTGGCCGCCGACGCGGTCGCCCGGTTCGCCGCGCATCCCCGGCCCGCCGCGATCGCTGTGGCGCTCGGCGTGGCGGCGCTGATGCTGCTCGGCGCCCGGTGGCGGCCCGCCGTGCCGTTCTCCCTGGTCGGGGTGGCCGCCGCCACGATCCTCGCCGAGCTGGCCCCGATCGACCTGGCCCGGATCGGCGAGCTGCCGCAAGGGCTGCCCGCGCCGTCGCTGGCCTTCCTCGACTTCGGCGCGCTGGGCGTACTGCTGCCGAGCGCCCTGGCCGTGGCCGCGCTCGCCGCGCTGGAGAGTCTGCTGTCCGCCACTGTGGCGGACGGCATGACGGTGGGTGAGCGGCACGACCCGGACCGGGAACTGTTCGGCCAGGGCCTGGCCAACCTCGCCTCCCCGGTGTTCGGCGGCATCCCGGCGACCGCCGCCATCGCCCGTACGGCGGTCAACGTCCGCGCCGGGGCGTCCTCGAAGCTCGCCGCGCTCACCCACGCGGTCGCCCTCGCCGCGATCGTGCTCGCCGCCGCCCCGCTCGTCGGCCGAATCCCGCTGGCCGCCCTGGCCGGCGTGCTGCTCGCCACCACCGTCCGGATGGTGGAGGCCGCCTCCCTGCTGGCGCTGATGCGGGCCACCCGGGCCGACGCGGTGGTGCTGGTGCTGACGTTCGCCGTCACTGTGATCTGGGACCTGGTGACGGCTGTGGTAGTCGGGCTCGCCGTCGCGGTCGTGCTGGCGCTGCGCGCGGTGGCCCGCAGCGCCAGGCTGGAACAGGTGCCGCTGGACACCGGCGAGCACAGCGCCGAGGAGCACGAGCTGCTCGCCGAGCACATCGTGGCGTACCGGCTCGACGGGCCGCTGTTCTTCGCCGCCGCGCACACCTTCCTGCTGGAGCTGGCCGAGGTGGCCGACGTGCGGGTGGTGATCCTGCGGATGTCCCGCGTCTCCACCATCGACGCCACCGGCGCCCAGGTGCTCGGCGACGCCATCGCCCGGCTGCGCGGCCGGGGGATCACGGTGCTGATCTCCGGCATCACCCCGGGCCACGACCAGGTGCTCAGCACGCTCGGCGTCGCCGAGGAGCTGCGCCGCGAGGGCCTGGTGTTCGCGGACACCCCGGCCGCCATCCGGTACGCCCGGGGTGTCGCCCTCGCCGCGAGCCCTGCCTAG
- a CDS encoding carbohydrate ABC transporter permease, whose protein sequence is MSSTRAAPPRRPPAPQRGSAGDRRMTWRDRLYRFDMRYMPYLMIAPFFLLFIVFGLFPLLFNAVVSLRNYRLDDPTLPYWAGMENFSRLSADEDFWNALYNTFGIFLLSTVPQLLLALLVASLLNRKLRAQTWWRVGVLLPYVTPIVASTMVFSVFFSRDFGMANWALGLLGIGGADDPIDWRAGKLQAWIAIATMVNWKWIGYNALLYLAAMQSIPRDVYEAAAIDGAGPWKQLWRITVPMIQPVVVFTVILSTIGGLQLFTEPMLFDPNAQAATGGPDGEWQTIAQLIYKVGWKDLNLGYAAAMSWALFLIILVVAGLNYLLTNRLSGGRR, encoded by the coding sequence ATGTCCAGCACCCGTGCCGCGCCGCCCCGCCGCCCACCCGCGCCGCAGCGCGGCAGCGCCGGCGACCGGCGCATGACCTGGCGTGACCGGCTGTACCGCTTCGACATGCGCTACATGCCGTACCTGATGATCGCGCCGTTCTTCCTGCTCTTCATCGTGTTCGGGCTGTTCCCGCTGCTGTTCAACGCGGTCGTGTCGCTGCGGAACTACCGGCTGGACGACCCGACGTTGCCGTACTGGGCGGGCATGGAGAACTTCAGCCGCCTGTCCGCCGACGAGGACTTCTGGAACGCGCTGTACAACACGTTCGGCATCTTCCTGCTCTCCACGGTGCCGCAACTGCTGCTCGCGCTGCTCGTCGCGTCGCTGCTCAACCGCAAGCTCCGGGCGCAGACGTGGTGGCGGGTCGGCGTGCTGCTGCCGTACGTGACGCCGATCGTCGCCTCGACGATGGTGTTCAGCGTCTTCTTCTCCCGCGACTTCGGCATGGCCAACTGGGCGCTCGGTCTGCTCGGCATCGGCGGCGCGGACGACCCGATCGACTGGCGGGCCGGCAAGCTCCAGGCCTGGATCGCCATCGCCACCATGGTCAACTGGAAGTGGATCGGCTACAACGCGCTGCTCTACCTGGCCGCCATGCAGTCCATCCCGCGCGACGTCTACGAGGCCGCGGCGATCGACGGCGCCGGGCCGTGGAAGCAGCTCTGGCGGATCACCGTCCCGATGATCCAGCCGGTGGTGGTGTTCACAGTCATCCTCTCCACCATCGGCGGGTTGCAGCTGTTCACCGAGCCGATGCTGTTCGATCCGAACGCCCAGGCCGCGACCGGCGGGCCGGACGGCGAGTGGCAGACCATCGCCCAGCTCATCTACAAGGTCGGCTGGAAGGACCTGAACCTCGGGTACGCCGCCGCCATGTCCTGGGCGCTGTTCCTGATCATCCTGGTCGTGGCCGGCCTCAACTATTTGCTGACCAACCGACTCTCCGGAGGCCGCCGGTGA
- a CDS encoding TetR/AcrR family transcriptional regulator C-terminal domain-containing protein yields the protein MGSRMGARKPREPLSRERALASAIALVDAEGMAALTMRRLAAELGVEAMSLYHHLPGKAGLLDGLVDAVATEITAAAELAEADAPGGDWRTRLRLRFLAARAVMLRHPWAPALLSSRPTVPAGVYAYYDGILATLVEGGFSYRIAHRALHAFGSMALGFAQEVFRPDAGGAADDAAAEAEMMALAERLPHLAAMVAAETHDAADPTLGWCDSQTEFEFTLDLLFDGLERHLPHP from the coding sequence ATGGGGAGCCGGATGGGAGCGAGGAAACCTCGGGAGCCGCTGAGCCGCGAGCGGGCCCTGGCCAGCGCGATCGCCCTTGTCGACGCCGAAGGGATGGCGGCGCTCACGATGCGCCGGCTCGCCGCCGAACTCGGCGTCGAAGCCATGTCGCTCTACCACCACCTACCCGGCAAGGCCGGACTGCTCGACGGCCTCGTGGACGCGGTCGCCACGGAGATCACCGCAGCCGCCGAGCTTGCCGAGGCGGACGCGCCCGGCGGCGACTGGCGAACCCGGCTGCGGCTGCGCTTCCTCGCCGCGCGCGCGGTCATGCTGCGGCACCCGTGGGCACCCGCGCTGCTCAGCTCCCGCCCGACCGTCCCCGCCGGGGTGTACGCCTACTACGACGGCATCCTCGCCACCCTCGTCGAGGGCGGCTTCTCGTACCGGATCGCCCACCGGGCGCTGCACGCGTTCGGCAGCATGGCGCTCGGCTTCGCGCAGGAGGTGTTCCGCCCGGACGCGGGCGGGGCAGCCGACGACGCAGCCGCGGAAGCGGAGATGATGGCGCTGGCCGAACGGCTGCCGCACCTGGCCGCGATGGTGGCCGCCGAGACGCACGACGCGGCCGATCCGACGCTCGGGTGGTGCGACAGCCAGACCGAGTTCGAGTTCACACTCGACCTGCTCTTCGACGGCCTCGAACGACACCTGCCGCACCCCTGA
- a CDS encoding ArsR/SmtB family transcription factor: MSVPLYQAKAELFRTLGHPVRIRVLELLQDGPKPVRDLLAAIDVEASNLSQQLAVLRRAGMVTSYRDGPLVMYALSTPDVADLLAAGRRILGAVLTDRDALLDELRASGADR, translated from the coding sequence ATGTCGGTGCCGCTGTACCAGGCGAAGGCGGAGCTGTTCCGGACCCTCGGGCACCCGGTCCGCATCCGGGTGCTCGAACTGCTCCAGGACGGGCCGAAGCCGGTACGCGACCTCCTCGCCGCCATCGACGTGGAGGCGTCGAACCTCTCCCAGCAGCTCGCCGTGCTGCGCCGCGCCGGCATGGTCACCTCCTACCGGGACGGCCCCCTGGTCATGTACGCGCTCAGCACCCCCGACGTGGCCGACCTGCTCGCCGCCGGGCGGCGCATCCTCGGCGCGGTCCTCACCGACCGGGACGCCCTGCTGGACGAGCTGCGGGCCTCCGGGGCGGACCGGTGA
- a CDS encoding carbohydrate ABC transporter permease: MTTRRVVARAPQDTPAGLWTYLLLAVSMLFAAFPLYWMFVIATSNDEALAKLPPAVIPGDRFLTNVEEVFSLQDVYFAASLVNSVIVSAVVTASVLFFCSLAGFAFAKLRFKGSGALMLFVVLTLTVPNQLGIVALYIVMGKLGWNGTLLAVIAPGLVTAFGVFYMRQFIVNTVPDELVESARVDGATTMRVYATIVVPSIRPALAVLGLLTFVATWNDFQWPLITLSGTDYPTSMVAVSDLASGNYVIYRRVLAGAFIATVPLLVMLFIGGRQIVRGIMEGAVKS; the protein is encoded by the coding sequence GTGACGACGCGACGTGTGGTGGCCCGGGCGCCGCAGGACACCCCGGCCGGCCTCTGGACCTATCTGCTCCTCGCGGTCAGCATGCTGTTCGCCGCGTTCCCGCTCTACTGGATGTTCGTCATCGCCACCAGTAACGACGAGGCGCTGGCGAAGCTGCCGCCCGCGGTGATCCCCGGCGACCGGTTCCTGACGAACGTCGAGGAGGTCTTCTCCCTCCAGGACGTCTACTTCGCCGCCTCGCTCGTCAACAGCGTCATCGTCTCCGCGGTGGTGACCGCCTCGGTGCTGTTCTTCTGCTCGCTGGCCGGGTTCGCGTTCGCCAAGCTGCGCTTCAAGGGCAGCGGCGCGCTGATGCTGTTCGTGGTGCTCACGCTCACCGTGCCCAACCAGCTCGGCATCGTCGCGCTCTACATCGTGATGGGCAAGCTCGGCTGGAACGGCACGCTGCTCGCGGTCATCGCGCCCGGCCTGGTCACCGCGTTCGGCGTGTTCTACATGCGGCAGTTCATCGTGAACACCGTCCCGGACGAGCTTGTCGAGTCGGCCCGGGTCGACGGCGCCACGACCATGCGGGTGTACGCGACGATTGTGGTCCCCTCGATCCGCCCGGCGCTGGCGGTGCTCGGCCTGCTCACGTTCGTGGCCACCTGGAACGACTTCCAGTGGCCGCTGATCACGCTCAGCGGCACCGACTACCCCACCTCGATGGTGGCGGTCTCCGACCTGGCCAGCGGCAACTACGTGATCTACCGGCGGGTGCTCGCGGGCGCGTTCATCGCCACCGTCCCCCTGCTGGTCATGCTGTTCATCGGTGGACGTCAGATCGTCCGCGGAATCATGGAAGGCGCGGTGAAGTCGTGA
- a CDS encoding ABC transporter substrate-binding protein, translating to MRRSWTHLARVTAAGAVALVMVAACSGRSTTGGSDAGGGQVTLKINFWGDFGLQDLKARYEAEHPNVKIQLNSGEYNAQHEDLQKKLVAGNGAPDIAAIDEGFMVQFRSQSDKFVNLLDKGAGSYESKYLPWKWKQSLSADGKTQIGLGTDVGGLAMCYRTDLFKAAGLPTERDQVSALWPTWDKFIEVGQQYTTTTKKKFIDAGTNLFNPILGQQPVGFYDEQDQLRMEQGPKVAFDYTVKAVGAGLSANLVSFQADWDKGFTSGAFAVLACPAWMLGHIKDTAPGTQGKWDIAAVPGGGGNWGGSFLTLPKQGKNVDEAYKLLTWLVAPEQQIEIFKKVGNLPSQPALYADPAIADFKNPFFNDAPVGQIFPKMAQGLTPQYLGRKNGPTRVAVENVIRRVENKSLKSDAAWSEAVKEAEKAAKS from the coding sequence ATGAGACGGTCCTGGACGCACCTGGCGCGCGTGACCGCCGCCGGTGCCGTCGCCCTGGTCATGGTCGCCGCGTGCAGCGGCCGGAGCACCACCGGCGGCTCGGACGCGGGCGGCGGTCAGGTAACGCTGAAAATCAACTTCTGGGGCGACTTCGGCCTCCAGGACCTCAAGGCCAGGTACGAGGCCGAGCACCCGAACGTCAAGATCCAGCTCAACTCGGGCGAGTACAACGCCCAGCACGAGGACCTGCAGAAGAAGCTCGTCGCGGGCAACGGCGCGCCGGACATCGCGGCGATCGACGAGGGCTTCATGGTCCAGTTCCGCAGCCAGTCCGACAAGTTCGTCAACCTGCTCGACAAGGGCGCCGGCTCGTACGAGAGCAAGTACCTGCCGTGGAAGTGGAAGCAGTCGCTGTCGGCCGACGGCAAGACGCAGATCGGCCTCGGCACCGACGTCGGCGGTCTGGCCATGTGCTACCGCACCGACCTGTTCAAGGCCGCCGGCCTGCCCACCGAACGCGACCAGGTGTCCGCGCTCTGGCCCACCTGGGACAAGTTCATCGAGGTCGGCCAGCAATACACCACCACGACGAAGAAGAAGTTCATCGACGCGGGCACGAACCTGTTCAACCCGATCCTCGGCCAGCAGCCGGTCGGGTTCTACGACGAGCAGGACCAGCTCCGGATGGAGCAGGGCCCGAAGGTCGCGTTCGACTACACGGTCAAGGCCGTCGGCGCCGGGCTGTCGGCCAACCTGGTCAGCTTCCAGGCCGACTGGGACAAGGGCTTCACCAGCGGGGCGTTCGCGGTGCTGGCCTGCCCGGCGTGGATGCTCGGCCACATCAAGGACACCGCGCCCGGCACCCAGGGCAAGTGGGACATCGCCGCGGTACCCGGTGGCGGCGGCAACTGGGGCGGCTCGTTCCTGACGCTGCCCAAGCAGGGCAAGAACGTCGACGAGGCGTACAAGCTGCTGACCTGGCTGGTCGCGCCGGAGCAGCAGATCGAGATCTTCAAGAAGGTCGGGAATCTGCCGTCGCAGCCGGCGCTCTACGCCGACCCGGCCATCGCCGACTTCAAGAACCCGTTCTTCAACGACGCCCCGGTCGGCCAGATCTTCCCGAAGATGGCGCAGGGCCTCACCCCGCAGTACCTGGGCCGCAAGAACGGCCCGACCCGGGTGGCGGTGGAGAACGTGATCCGGCGGGTGGAGAACAAGTCGCTCAAGTCCGACGCCGCCTGGTCCGAGGCGGTCAAGGAGGCCGAGAAGGCCGCGAAGTCCTGA